The following proteins come from a genomic window of Lachnoclostridium phytofermentans ISDg:
- a CDS encoding carbohydrate ABC transporter permease yields the protein MKIRLPLEKRRKLVSWLFLLPATLLIAGMSFYPMIKAFLLSFTKGFGKTSEFVGTYNYQRLFQDSLFKTALGNTFIYLIIQVPLMLILALILASLLNNPKIKCKGLFRTMIFLPCATSLVSYSIIFRSMFALDGFANSVLMNLNVINKPINWIGEIWPARIIIILAITWRWTGYNMIFYLSGLQNIDPQIYESAKIDGASASQQFRKITIPLLKPIILLTAIMSTNGTLQLFDETKNLTNGGPANMTISISQYIYKLSFEYSPQFGYAATISFIVFLLVAVLSFLQMKVGDKRD from the coding sequence TTGAAAATACGCTTACCCTTGGAAAAAAGAAGAAAGCTAGTTAGTTGGTTATTCCTATTACCTGCTACACTTTTGATTGCTGGTATGAGTTTCTATCCGATGATAAAAGCTTTTCTTCTATCCTTTACAAAAGGATTTGGAAAGACAAGTGAATTTGTTGGAACCTATAATTATCAAAGGTTATTTCAAGATTCCCTATTTAAGACAGCACTTGGGAACACCTTTATTTATCTAATTATACAGGTACCATTGATGCTTATCTTAGCATTAATTTTAGCTTCTTTATTAAACAACCCTAAGATAAAATGTAAAGGATTATTTCGAACAATGATCTTCTTACCATGTGCAACATCCTTGGTATCGTATTCCATTATATTTCGATCTATGTTTGCACTCGATGGTTTTGCAAACTCAGTATTAATGAATTTAAACGTCATCAATAAACCGATTAATTGGATTGGTGAAATCTGGCCGGCGAGGATCATAATTATACTTGCAATTACCTGGAGATGGACTGGATACAATATGATTTTCTATTTATCAGGCCTACAAAATATTGACCCACAGATCTATGAGTCTGCTAAAATTGATGGTGCTAGTGCATCACAACAATTTCGAAAGATTACTATTCCGTTATTAAAGCCCATTATTTTATTGACTGCAATTATGTCAACCAATGGAACGCTTCAGTTATTTGATGAAACGAAGAATTTAACCAATGGTGGGCCAGCCAATATGACAATTTCTATTTCTCAGTACATATATAAATTATCGTTTGAATATTCTCCGCAGTTTGGGTATGCAGCAACCATATCCTTTATCGTATTTTTATTGGTTGCAGTTCTCTCATTCCTTCAGATGAAAGTAGGTGATAAACGTGACTAA
- a CDS encoding ABC transporter substrate-binding protein: MKRKLLSVTLMIAMVACLFTGCSKNDGSSKTGSNNAGSKTSDQVTLTVWCWDPKFNCFAMDTAGEIYAKDHPNVKVEVIETAWNDIQTKLTTAVTGQSNTLPDIILMQDNALAKNIINYPDAFFDLTNSGIKFDQFASFKTALGTVNGKNYSVPFDNGAAITCYRTDILEQAGYTIDDFTNITWKEFIEKGKVVLEKTGKPLLSNQAGSPDLLMLMMQSAGAWVLDENGKPNFKDNAVLKEVIDTYVELEKSGVLVEVNDWDQYVSSINSTTVAGAMNGCWIIATVTSAADQSGLWGVTNIPKLSCAGATNYSSQGGSSWLVCANSKNKDVAADFLGATFGGSVELYETILPSSGALATYLPAGESAAYAKPQDFFRGDTIYLKITEYASKVPQVSYGVYNYEARDAIGTAITKIVAGTDYNTAISEAQKELEFQMGQ; this comes from the coding sequence ATGAAGAGAAAATTGTTAAGTGTAACTCTTATGATTGCAATGGTAGCTTGTCTATTTACGGGATGTTCCAAAAACGATGGCTCGTCAAAGACAGGTAGTAACAATGCAGGTTCAAAAACGTCAGACCAAGTAACACTCACGGTTTGGTGTTGGGATCCGAAATTTAACTGCTTTGCTATGGATACTGCTGGCGAAATTTATGCAAAGGATCATCCAAATGTAAAGGTTGAAGTAATTGAAACTGCTTGGAATGATATCCAAACTAAATTGACTACAGCAGTTACCGGGCAGTCGAACACGTTACCTGATATTATATTAATGCAGGACAATGCATTAGCTAAGAATATCATTAACTATCCGGATGCGTTTTTTGATCTAACAAATTCCGGTATTAAGTTTGATCAATTTGCATCGTTTAAAACTGCATTAGGAACTGTAAATGGGAAAAATTATTCTGTTCCTTTTGATAATGGCGCAGCAATTACCTGTTATAGGACAGATATCTTAGAACAAGCGGGATACACAATAGATGATTTTACGAATATTACATGGAAAGAATTTATTGAAAAAGGTAAAGTTGTTCTTGAAAAGACAGGAAAGCCTTTATTATCGAATCAAGCAGGTTCTCCAGACCTCTTAATGCTTATGATGCAGAGTGCAGGTGCTTGGGTACTTGATGAGAATGGTAAACCAAACTTTAAGGATAACGCAGTTTTAAAAGAAGTTATCGATACATATGTAGAATTAGAAAAATCCGGTGTACTTGTTGAAGTAAATGACTGGGATCAATATGTAAGTAGTATTAATAGTACAACAGTAGCTGGTGCAATGAACGGATGTTGGATTATTGCTACGGTAACAAGTGCAGCAGATCAATCTGGTTTATGGGGAGTAACCAATATTCCTAAATTATCATGTGCGGGTGCTACAAATTATAGTAGCCAGGGTGGCTCTTCTTGGCTAGTATGTGCGAATTCTAAAAATAAAGATGTAGCAGCAGACTTTTTAGGTGCAACATTTGGTGGTAGCGTGGAATTATATGAAACAATTCTTCCATCTTCCGGTGCATTAGCAACTTACTTACCAGCTGGGGAAAGTGCTGCTTATGCTAAACCACAAGATTTCTTTAGGGGAGATACCATTTACTTAAAGATAACAGAGTATGCTTCTAAGGTGCCTCAGGTTTCTTATGGCGTATACAACTATGAAGCAAGGGATGCTATCGGTACTGCGATTACAAAGATTGTAGCAGGTACGGATTATAATACTGCAATCAGTGAAGCTCAGAAAGAATTAGAATTCCAGATGGGTCAATAA
- a CDS encoding methyl-accepting chemotaxis protein, which translates to MKSNKHFFNFNSIRFKVLGSYLLLLGLVLTVGVLSYWNASKTIIKNYETSTKQSLDLLREHIEYGFDSVKSTAVEYLMNADLNKYLSGGFESDYNQQSKFYNRMNTEILTKASANHFISNIYFFSDTVSPLSTNRKLPLGMYSSYKNSEQGKSVLENINTYEWVKGTSVIDESLKIKKESYAIRLVKAFKEMDAFLAIDIKTDAILNIIDKIDVGEGGYLSFISSDGMELHQDGVWNTLIIDTDFYKMARDGEILEGEFKEVSFLENNYIFLYEMVGDTNTMVCTLIPNSELLNQAISIKYVAMSAMFVASILVVLIGGSIYHRISSSMKYMITNMRLIAEGQINTRFRRKHKDEFMELSGHLNSMMDGIHDLLLEVKSVSSQVLTMSVKVSKSSEIFAESSGQISCAMNDIEGGLSSQATDSISCMNKLDDLASQIGLVDDGTRKMQDIADKTKESIHESLSQMETLREKATKTNHITQTVIETIKELHTQSSAISQIIKTINEIADETTLLSLNASIEAARAGDAGRGFLVVAEEIKKLATQSIAATDEVKIIVDKINKKTISAVTSAELAGETITSQEQAVRNAKGAFDGLKQEVENLMVTIHNIFDQVNRMQDKKQESLTDMENISAVIEEIVSSATSVGEKTLSQSETANGLYKTSEEMVNQANKLMKTLEQFAIEKKR; encoded by the coding sequence ATGAAATCTAATAAACATTTTTTTAATTTTAACAGCATTCGTTTTAAAGTGTTAGGATCTTATCTATTATTGCTTGGATTAGTTTTAACGGTAGGAGTATTATCGTATTGGAATGCATCGAAAACCATTATCAAAAACTATGAAACCTCAACAAAGCAGTCCTTGGATTTGTTAAGAGAGCATATTGAGTATGGTTTTGATTCAGTAAAGTCAACAGCTGTCGAGTACTTAATGAATGCGGATTTAAACAAATATTTAAGTGGAGGTTTTGAATCGGATTATAACCAACAAAGTAAATTTTACAATAGAATGAATACAGAGATATTAACGAAGGCATCTGCAAATCATTTTATTAGTAATATTTACTTCTTTAGTGATACTGTAAGTCCTTTATCAACGAATAGAAAATTACCTCTTGGCATGTATTCTTCTTATAAAAACAGCGAACAAGGAAAATCAGTTTTAGAAAATATTAATACATATGAATGGGTAAAGGGGACCTCTGTAATTGATGAGTCTCTTAAAATAAAGAAAGAATCTTATGCAATACGTTTAGTAAAAGCGTTTAAAGAAATGGATGCTTTCTTGGCAATCGATATTAAAACAGACGCTATCTTAAATATAATCGACAAAATTGATGTTGGAGAAGGCGGTTATCTAAGCTTTATCTCCTCGGATGGAATGGAACTCCATCAAGATGGTGTTTGGAATACATTAATAATAGATACCGATTTTTATAAAATGGCGAGAGATGGGGAGATTTTAGAAGGAGAATTTAAGGAAGTATCTTTCCTTGAAAACAACTATATCTTTTTATATGAAATGGTCGGTGATACGAACACTATGGTGTGTACACTGATACCGAATAGTGAGCTATTAAACCAAGCGATAAGTATTAAGTATGTTGCTATGAGCGCTATGTTTGTGGCAAGTATTTTAGTCGTTCTGATTGGAGGTAGCATTTATCATCGAATTAGTAGCTCAATGAAGTACATGATAACAAATATGAGATTAATTGCGGAAGGTCAGATTAATACGAGATTTCGAAGAAAACATAAGGATGAATTTATGGAGCTATCCGGACATCTAAATAGTATGATGGATGGTATCCATGATCTTTTATTAGAGGTGAAATCCGTGAGCAGTCAAGTCTTAACGATGTCTGTAAAAGTTTCAAAGTCTTCAGAAATATTTGCAGAATCATCAGGTCAGATTTCTTGTGCTATGAATGATATTGAGGGGGGATTATCGAGTCAGGCAACGGATTCGATATCTTGTATGAATAAGTTAGATGATTTGGCATCTCAGATCGGATTAGTCGATGATGGAACGAGGAAAATGCAAGATATTGCAGACAAAACCAAGGAATCTATACATGAGAGTCTTAGTCAGATGGAAACATTAAGGGAGAAGGCGACCAAAACAAATCATATTACGCAGACTGTTATTGAAACAATAAAAGAATTACATACTCAATCTAGTGCAATTAGCCAGATTATTAAAACTATCAATGAGATAGCAGATGAAACAACGCTTCTTTCTTTAAATGCGTCCATAGAGGCAGCGAGAGCAGGAGATGCGGGGCGTGGTTTTCTGGTAGTAGCAGAAGAGATTAAAAAGTTAGCAACACAATCCATTGCAGCTACTGATGAAGTTAAAATAATCGTTGATAAAATTAACAAAAAAACGATTTCCGCGGTGACAAGCGCAGAACTGGCTGGGGAGACGATAACCTCCCAAGAGCAAGCAGTTCGTAATGCAAAAGGTGCATTTGATGGACTTAAACAGGAAGTTGAGAATTTAATGGTTACTATACATAATATATTTGATCAAGTAAACAGGATGCAAGATAAAAAGCAAGAATCTTTGACTGATATGGAAAATATATCAGCAGTGATTGAAGAGATTGTTTCCTCTGCCACATCGGTAGGAGAAAAGACCTTAAGTCAGTCAGAAACTGCAAATGGCTTATATAAGACTTCAGAAGAGATGGTTAATCAGGCAAATAAATTAATGAAGACTTTAGAACAGTTTGCAATTGAAAAAAAGAGATAG
- a CDS encoding RNA polymerase sigma factor — MQTENDYEIEDLVRTYGNDVLRTAYMYVKDIHIAEDIFQDVFIKVNNHLHTFQGNSSIKTWILRITINTCKDYIKSAYHRKMVPMEEFIEDSIVSESEFDAVEREETIHTVKEAVMALPEHYRSVILCVYFDELSMDETAKALDLPVGTVKSRLARAKEKLKESMEGRI; from the coding sequence ATGCAGACCGAGAATGACTATGAGATAGAAGATCTCGTGAGAACCTACGGTAACGATGTACTTCGAACTGCATATATGTATGTAAAAGATATTCACATTGCAGAGGATATCTTTCAAGATGTATTTATCAAGGTCAATAATCATCTACATACATTTCAGGGGAATAGCAGTATTAAAACTTGGATTTTAAGAATTACAATCAATACCTGCAAAGATTATATAAAGAGTGCATACCATCGAAAAATGGTTCCGATGGAGGAGTTTATTGAAGACTCCATTGTATCAGAGAGTGAGTTTGATGCAGTGGAGCGGGAAGAAACCATACATACTGTAAAGGAGGCTGTAATGGCCTTACCGGAACACTACCGTTCCGTTATCCTTTGTGTGTATTTTGATGAACTTAGTATGGATGAAACAGCAAAAGCACTAGACTTACCAGTTGGAACTGTAAAAAGTCGATTGGCACGAGCGAAAGAAAAATTAAAAGAATCCATGGAAGGGAGGATATAG
- a CDS encoding DHHW family protein, producing MKKKGIMGISVICLLCLSIGLAVFIKKGNDKKVEPLVASEVGENGIFSAGDYFILAMDKYEENYSHLMSKKLNEISKLYLNDTMKKFYSVVPEKSYFVENDIFPRENYDSMLSILKEEVKGMEYIDLFGTLSISDYYKTDLHWKQEKLFPVVEKLGKSMDFKINTKNFKENIIDDYYGVYKGYGIEAKSETLTYLTNDYTQNALVSVFDVAEQTGVYFMNAFNTDVWYNMFLSGPNPLITIENPAVTNGRELIIFGDSFSSSLTPLLLEAYQKITLIDLRFVATQYLGEIIDFTSQDVLFLYNAQIVNRCAMLR from the coding sequence ATGAAGAAAAAAGGCATCATGGGAATTTCGGTTATATGCTTACTATGCCTTTCGATAGGATTAGCAGTTTTTATAAAAAAAGGAAATGACAAAAAAGTAGAGCCATTAGTAGCAAGCGAAGTTGGTGAAAATGGAATATTTTCTGCCGGAGATTATTTTATCCTAGCGATGGATAAGTATGAAGAAAATTACTCTCATCTGATGAGCAAGAAACTAAATGAAATCTCAAAATTATATCTAAATGATACAATGAAAAAATTCTATTCTGTTGTACCGGAAAAAAGTTATTTTGTAGAAAATGATATCTTTCCAAGAGAAAACTATGACTCCATGCTTTCTATTCTTAAGGAAGAAGTAAAAGGTATGGAATACATCGATTTATTTGGTACGCTAAGCATCTCTGATTATTATAAGACGGATTTGCATTGGAAACAGGAAAAATTGTTCCCGGTAGTAGAAAAACTTGGAAAATCCATGGATTTTAAGATAAATACAAAGAATTTTAAAGAAAATATAATTGATGATTATTATGGAGTTTATAAGGGGTATGGAATTGAAGCTAAATCAGAGACTTTAACCTATTTGACGAATGATTATACTCAAAATGCTTTAGTTTCTGTTTTTGATGTTGCCGAGCAAACCGGTGTTTATTTTATGAATGCATTCAACACAGATGTATGGTATAACATGTTTTTGTCTGGTCCTAATCCTTTGATAACGATAGAAAATCCTGCAGTAACAAATGGAAGAGAGCTTATTATCTTTGGTGACTCATTCTCAAGTAGTCTTACACCATTACTTTTAGAAGCATATCAAAAAATTACATTAATCGACCTTCGATTTGTTGCCACACAGTATCTAGGAGAAATTATAGATTTTACTAGTCAAGACGTTTTATTTTTATACAATGCACAGATTGTAAATCGTTGTGCTATGTTAAGATAA
- a CDS encoding peptide chain release factor 3, with translation MINHAKEIKKRRTFAIISHPDAGKTTLTEKLLLYGGAINLAGSVKGKKTAKHAVSDWMEIEKERGISVTSSVMQFNYGDYCINILDTPGHQDFSEDTYRTLMAADSAVMVIDASKGVENQTKKLFKVCVMRNIPIFTFINKMDREARDTFELLDEIETVLGIKTCPVNWPIGSGKEFKGVYDRSTQTISKFIAANNGMKEVETVEATIGDSSLDDLIGKDRHDILSEEIELLDGASAEFDQELVNKGELSPVFFGSALTNFGVETFLKHFLSMTSSPLPRHSNLGEVDPLTNDFSAFVFKIQANMNKAHRDRIAFMRICSGKFDADEEVYHVQGGKKLRLSQPQQLMAQERKILEEAYAGDIIGVFDPGIFSIGDTLCMPGQKYEYEGIPTFAPEHFAKIRQVDTMKRKQFIKGITQIAQEGAIQIFQEFNTGMEEIIVGVVGVLQFDVLKFRLESEYGVEIRMEQLPYEYIRWVESKDIDVSSLSVTSDTKRIKNMKGNALLLFVHAWSINTVLDRNKGLVLSEFGHE, from the coding sequence GTGATAAATCATGCTAAGGAAATAAAAAAGAGAAGAACGTTTGCTATCATTTCTCACCCGGATGCTGGTAAAACGACGTTAACAGAGAAATTACTTCTATACGGAGGTGCCATTAATCTGGCGGGTTCTGTTAAGGGTAAGAAAACAGCAAAACACGCGGTGTCTGACTGGATGGAAATCGAGAAGGAGCGTGGTATTTCCGTTACCTCCTCTGTAATGCAGTTTAATTATGGTGATTATTGTATTAATATTCTTGATACACCAGGACATCAGGATTTCTCGGAAGATACTTATAGAACTTTAATGGCAGCAGACTCTGCTGTCATGGTTATTGATGCTTCTAAGGGTGTTGAGAATCAGACTAAAAAATTATTTAAGGTATGTGTCATGAGAAACATTCCTATCTTTACTTTTATTAATAAGATGGACCGAGAAGCTAGAGATACATTTGAATTATTAGATGAGATCGAGACAGTTCTTGGAATTAAAACTTGCCCTGTAAATTGGCCAATTGGTTCTGGAAAAGAATTCAAGGGTGTTTATGACAGAAGTACTCAAACGATTAGTAAATTCATTGCAGCTAATAATGGTATGAAGGAAGTAGAGACTGTTGAGGCTACGATAGGAGATTCTAGCCTTGATGATTTAATAGGAAAAGACCGTCATGATATTCTTTCAGAAGAGATTGAATTATTAGATGGCGCAAGTGCAGAATTTGATCAAGAATTAGTGAATAAGGGTGAATTATCTCCTGTATTTTTTGGGTCAGCATTAACTAATTTTGGTGTAGAAACATTTTTAAAGCACTTTTTATCAATGACTTCATCTCCACTTCCTAGACATTCTAATCTAGGTGAAGTAGATCCATTAACGAATGATTTCTCAGCATTTGTATTTAAAATTCAAGCAAATATGAATAAAGCCCATCGTGACCGTATTGCATTTATGCGTATTTGTTCCGGTAAATTTGATGCAGATGAAGAAGTTTATCATGTACAGGGTGGTAAGAAACTAAGACTTTCACAACCGCAGCAGTTAATGGCTCAAGAGAGAAAAATCTTAGAGGAAGCATATGCAGGTGATATTATAGGTGTATTCGACCCTGGTATCTTCTCTATTGGTGATACCTTATGTATGCCTGGCCAGAAATACGAGTATGAAGGAATACCAACCTTTGCTCCAGAGCATTTTGCGAAAATTCGTCAGGTTGATACGATGAAGAGAAAGCAATTTATTAAGGGTATTACACAGATCGCACAAGAAGGTGCAATTCAGATATTCCAAGAGTTTAATACTGGTATGGAAGAAATCATTGTTGGCGTTGTAGGTGTACTTCAGTTTGATGTTTTAAAATTCCGTCTTGAGTCGGAGTATGGTGTTGAAATTCGTATGGAACAGCTTCCATATGAGTACATCCGCTGGGTAGAAAGCAAAGACATTGATGTATCTAGCTTAAGTGTTACTTCGGATACGAAGCGTATCAAGAATATGAAGGGAAATGCGCTTCTCCTCTTTGTTCACGCTTGGAGTATCAATACGGTACTTGACCGTAATAAAGGCTTAGTACTTTCTGAGTTTGGCCATGAATAA
- a CDS encoding ABC transporter permease, which produces MSFRRIKTVYGKQLRDLTKNPTLVISFLVLPFLGFFFSKMDIPTEEIRMMTRLYLPMYVAMCGLMGTGSTMAEEKEKNTLRVLMMSNVKPAEYMASICLFVLTIQSFGVAYFIYLGGFHGIEILRAIIVILLGSLCTMSLGSTIGLIAKSQMNANSYLTPVMLIVGILPALAGLNRDLYPIAKYIYSTQMSEAMTNISKPLPLETIIIMLANMALCVAIFIRVYKKNRLDD; this is translated from the coding sequence ATGTCATTTCGCAGAATAAAAACCGTATATGGAAAACAGCTCAGGGATTTAACTAAAAATCCAACATTAGTTATTAGTTTTTTAGTACTTCCATTTTTAGGTTTCTTTTTTTCAAAGATGGATATACCTACCGAAGAGATTCGTATGATGACGAGGCTCTATCTTCCTATGTATGTTGCTATGTGCGGCCTTATGGGAACAGGAAGTACTATGGCGGAAGAGAAAGAAAAGAATACCTTACGAGTGCTTATGATGTCAAATGTAAAGCCTGCAGAGTATATGGCAAGTATCTGTCTTTTTGTATTAACGATACAATCTTTTGGAGTTGCATATTTTATATACCTAGGTGGTTTTCATGGAATTGAAATTTTAAGAGCCATAATTGTGATACTACTTGGAAGTCTATGTACAATGTCATTAGGTTCCACTATAGGTTTAATTGCAAAATCGCAAATGAATGCCAATTCCTATCTCACTCCGGTGATGCTGATTGTTGGAATCCTTCCTGCGCTCGCTGGATTAAATCGTGACCTATATCCAATTGCAAAATATATCTATAGTACGCAAATGAGTGAAGCGATGACTAATATATCAAAACCACTGCCTCTAGAAACAATTATTATTATGTTAGCGAATATGGCTCTTTGCGTAGCAATATTTATCCGAGTTTATAAAAAGAATCGTCTTGATGATTAA
- a CDS encoding ABC transporter ATP-binding protein, whose protein sequence is MYAIEMEHISKDFGEKKVLKDLNIKVEQGEVFGLLGPSGAGKTTMIKIMTGQLKKTKGNSRLLGEESLKLSDKIYSQIGVVSDNSGVYERMNCYENLEFFAKLNQVPKERIHEVLLAVGLEKEKKTKAKKLSKGMSQRLNLARAVLHNPKILFLDEPTSGLDPATATMIHRLLLSLKDQGMTIFLTTHNMEEATKLCNHVALLNEGTIVEFGEPKELCRKYNKENKITITTKDRTEIILSNHPSDADKVADLLREGMVESIHSSEPNLETVFLALTGRGLL, encoded by the coding sequence ATGTATGCAATTGAGATGGAACATATCTCAAAAGATTTTGGTGAGAAAAAAGTCTTAAAGGATTTGAATATTAAAGTAGAGCAAGGAGAAGTCTTTGGATTACTTGGGCCATCCGGAGCCGGGAAAACAACTATGATAAAGATTATGACCGGGCAGTTGAAAAAGACCAAGGGAAATTCAAGATTATTAGGGGAAGAGTCATTAAAACTTAGTGATAAGATATACTCACAAATTGGAGTTGTATCGGATAATAGTGGCGTATATGAAAGAATGAACTGTTATGAGAACTTAGAGTTTTTTGCTAAGCTAAACCAGGTCCCGAAAGAAAGAATCCATGAGGTATTATTAGCAGTAGGTTTAGAGAAGGAAAAGAAAACCAAAGCAAAGAAATTATCAAAAGGTATGAGCCAGCGTTTGAATTTAGCAAGAGCGGTACTTCATAACCCTAAGATTTTATTTCTTGATGAGCCAACCAGTGGATTAGACCCGGCAACAGCTACGATGATACATAGGCTATTGTTATCGTTAAAAGACCAAGGGATGACCATATTTTTAACAACTCATAACATGGAGGAGGCAACGAAACTCTGCAACCATGTTGCTTTATTAAATGAGGGAACCATTGTTGAATTTGGGGAACCAAAAGAACTCTGCCGTAAATATAACAAAGAAAATAAAATTACGATAACAACAAAGGATCGAACGGAAATTATACTTTCTAATCATCCTTCGGATGCAGATAAGGTTGCTGATTTATTACGTGAAGGAATGGTGGAATCGATTCATTCTTCAGAACCAAATTTAGAAACCGTGTTTTTAGCGTTAACAGGAAGGGGGCTGTTATAA
- a CDS encoding LytTR family transcriptional regulator DNA-binding domain-containing protein — protein MPLLEMNEVCIIEGNRYSLPRLNLRLGEKDFVVIKTTNDYLDCLIRLMEGKLDHLKGKVEVSDKRIYVLYNEDGIYKRDNIASYLNFFNKISSKPLSNNQLDGLLRVAGLLEGKKKKIGSLNSLEKQCLHLIRTVSLNPGVIVLKNPLQILNPNEILIYRELLQSIVREYEVAILLLTNNLEDALNLNVFTYLYDQIGLRPFDNGEMVEIDKKEVCSKEERKETYKIDYEKVNDTKKVNDTETDSKQAAKDVTKIERTIIVPPIMKISCRYDDKLLLFSPDEIDYAESVDGETYVNVNGKAFQATLTLTQLEERLRDYGFFRCHRSYIINIQKIREIISYSRGSYVLRLSNYENSQIPLSRQKLEEMKELLHI, from the coding sequence ATGCCACTACTCGAGATGAATGAAGTTTGTATAATAGAAGGTAATCGATATTCTCTTCCTAGATTAAATCTGCGATTGGGTGAAAAGGATTTTGTAGTAATAAAAACAACGAATGACTATTTAGATTGCTTAATTCGTTTAATGGAGGGGAAGTTAGATCACTTAAAAGGGAAAGTTGAGGTCTCAGATAAAAGAATATATGTATTATATAATGAAGATGGAATCTATAAGAGGGACAATATAGCTTCCTATTTGAATTTTTTTAATAAAATAAGCAGCAAGCCGTTGAGCAATAATCAACTTGATGGATTATTACGTGTTGCGGGGTTATTAGAGGGTAAGAAAAAGAAAATAGGATCTTTGAACTCATTGGAGAAGCAGTGTTTACATCTAATAAGAACGGTATCTTTAAATCCAGGGGTTATTGTTTTAAAGAATCCTTTACAAATACTAAATCCAAATGAAATCTTAATTTATCGAGAATTATTGCAATCTATCGTAAGGGAGTATGAGGTTGCCATTCTTTTGTTAACGAATAACTTAGAGGATGCATTGAATCTTAATGTATTTACCTATTTATATGATCAGATTGGGTTAAGACCATTTGATAATGGAGAGATGGTTGAGATAGATAAAAAAGAAGTGTGTAGTAAAGAGGAGAGAAAAGAAACCTATAAAATAGATTACGAAAAAGTAAATGATACCAAAAAAGTAAATGATACCGAAACTGATTCGAAACAAGCCGCAAAAGATGTTACAAAAATTGAACGTACCATTATAGTTCCACCAATTATGAAAATATCCTGTCGTTATGATGATAAGCTGCTTTTATTTAGTCCGGACGAAATTGACTATGCAGAAAGCGTAGATGGAGAAACTTATGTGAACGTAAATGGTAAGGCATTTCAAGCTACCTTAACGCTGACACAATTAGAAGAAAGACTACGAGATTATGGTTTCTTTCGATGCCATCGTTCTTACATAATTAATATTCAAAAAATAAGAGAGATTATAAGTTATTCAAGAGGAAGCTATGTACTCAGATTAAGTAATTATGAAAATAGCCAAATCCCATTATCAAGACAAAAGCTTGAAGAAATGAAAGAATTACTACATATTTAA